One window of Alosa sapidissima isolate fAloSap1 chromosome 21, fAloSap1.pri, whole genome shotgun sequence genomic DNA carries:
- the smap2 gene encoding stromal membrane-associated protein 2 isoform X4, which translates to MGNAKARRLYEAFLPECFQRPETDQIAEMFIRDKYEKKKYMDKCIDIQSYRKEKNSDVITKEPPVVFEKMKLKKDDSQRSTPKQSQSVNDLLGLDAPAPRAAVANGRPSPEVTPALDLFSSLPATSSHSNRSTPASGTMPSGRVAASVPENLSLFLDPPGRAEETGGRASSGQKLSKDSILSLYGTSSMSQNNMATHAGMYMNPAQMGYPATAAAAAGYGQYQAMAAQGGMMGAMIGPQMGMVAQPGVMPQAGISAQAAAAAAAAAANPYMAGSMQGGMMGGVAAVPPQQAYGVQQAQQLQWNLAQVSRGQRAWSSTGMTQHMAGMNFYGTNSMMGYGQPMGGTSAATTPTSAHMLGSQVWK; encoded by the exons ATGGGCAATGCCAAGGCCAGGCGACTCTACGAGGCTTTCCTACCAGAGTGCTTCCAACGTCCAGAAACCGATCA AATTGCAGAAATGTTCATCCGTGACAAGTATGAGAAGAAGAAGTACATGGACAAGTGCATAGACATCCAGTCCTACAGG AAAGAAAAGAACAGCGATGTGATCACCAAAGAGCCACCAGTGGTATTTGAGAAGATGAAGTTG AAAAAGGATGACTCACAACGGTCCACCCCCAAGCAATCCCAGTCTGTCAATGACCTGTTGGGGCTAG ATGCCCCGGCCCCCAGAGCTGCAGTGGCCAATGGGAGGCCGAGTCCTGAGGTGACCCCGGCCCTCGACCTGTTCAGCTCTCTACCCGCCACCAGCTCCCACTCCAACAGGAGcacg CCTGCCTCGGGCACCATGCCCAGCGGGCGCGTGGCCGCCTCCGTGCCCGAGAACCTCAGCCTGTTCCTGGACCCGCCGGGCAGAGCCGAGGAGACTGGCGGCAGGGCCAGCAGCGGGCAGAAGCTGTCCAAGGACTCCATCCTCTCGCTCTACGGCACCTCCTCCATGTCCCAGAACAACATGGCCACCCACG CTGGCATGTACATGAACCCTGCCCAGATGGGCTACCCAGCAACAGCCGCAGCGGCTGCTGGCTATGGGCAGTACCAGGCCATGGCAGCCCAGGGGGGCATGATGGGTGCCATGATCGGCCCCCAGATGGGCATGGTGGCGCAGCCCGGTGTGATGCCCCAGGCGGGCATAAGTGCGcaggcggcggcggcagcagcagcggcggccgCCAACCCATACATGGCGGGATCCATGCAGGGCGGCATGATGGGAGGGGTGGCGGCCGTGCCACCTCAGCAGGCCTACGGAGTGCAGCAGGCCCAGCAGCTGCAGTGGAACCTGGCCCAGGTCAGCAGGGGGCAGCGCGCATGGTCTTCCACTGGG atgACTCAGCACATGGCCGGTATGAACTTCTACGGCACCAACAGCATGATGGGATACGGGCAGCCCATGGGCGGAACCTCCGCAGCCACCACGCCCACTTCCGCTCACATGCTGGGCTCACAAGTGTGGAAGTGA
- the smap2 gene encoding stromal membrane-associated protein 2 isoform X3 yields the protein MTGKSVKDIDRYQAVLTSLLALEENKFCADCQAKGPRWASWNLGIFICIRCAGIHRNLGVHISRVKSVNLDQWTQEQIQSVQEMGNAKARRLYEAFLPECFQRPETDQIAEMFIRDKYEKKKYMDKCIDIQSYRKEKNSDVITKEPPVVFEKMKLKKDDSQRSTPKQSQSVNDLLGLDAPAPRAAVANGRPSPEVTPALDLFSSLPATSSHSNRSTPASGTMPSGRVAASVPENLSLFLDPPGRAEETGGRASSGQKLSKDSILSLYGTSSMSQNNMATHAGMYMNPAQMGYPATAAAAAGYGQYQAMAAQGGMMGAMIGPQMGMVAQPGVMPQAGISAQAAAAAAAAAANPYMAGSMQGGMMGGVAAVPPQQAYGVQQAQQLQWNLAQMTQHMAGMNFYGTNSMMGYGQPMGGTSAATTPTSAHMLGSQVWK from the exons gtCCCAGATGGGCTTCCTGGAATCTGGGAATCTTTATCTGTATCCGCTGCGCGGGAATCCACAGGAACTTGGGGGTGCACATCTCCCGGGTCAAGTCGGTCAACCTGGACCAGTGGACCCAGGAGCAGATCCAG TCCGTGCAGGAGATGGGCAATGCCAAGGCCAGGCGACTCTACGAGGCTTTCCTACCAGAGTGCTTCCAACGTCCAGAAACCGATCA AATTGCAGAAATGTTCATCCGTGACAAGTATGAGAAGAAGAAGTACATGGACAAGTGCATAGACATCCAGTCCTACAGG AAAGAAAAGAACAGCGATGTGATCACCAAAGAGCCACCAGTGGTATTTGAGAAGATGAAGTTG AAAAAGGATGACTCACAACGGTCCACCCCCAAGCAATCCCAGTCTGTCAATGACCTGTTGGGGCTAG ATGCCCCGGCCCCCAGAGCTGCAGTGGCCAATGGGAGGCCGAGTCCTGAGGTGACCCCGGCCCTCGACCTGTTCAGCTCTCTACCCGCCACCAGCTCCCACTCCAACAGGAGcacg CCTGCCTCGGGCACCATGCCCAGCGGGCGCGTGGCCGCCTCCGTGCCCGAGAACCTCAGCCTGTTCCTGGACCCGCCGGGCAGAGCCGAGGAGACTGGCGGCAGGGCCAGCAGCGGGCAGAAGCTGTCCAAGGACTCCATCCTCTCGCTCTACGGCACCTCCTCCATGTCCCAGAACAACATGGCCACCCACG CTGGCATGTACATGAACCCTGCCCAGATGGGCTACCCAGCAACAGCCGCAGCGGCTGCTGGCTATGGGCAGTACCAGGCCATGGCAGCCCAGGGGGGCATGATGGGTGCCATGATCGGCCCCCAGATGGGCATGGTGGCGCAGCCCGGTGTGATGCCCCAGGCGGGCATAAGTGCGcaggcggcggcggcagcagcagcggcggccgCCAACCCATACATGGCGGGATCCATGCAGGGCGGCATGATGGGAGGGGTGGCGGCCGTGCCACCTCAGCAGGCCTACGGAGTGCAGCAGGCCCAGCAGCTGCAGTGGAACCTGGCCCAG atgACTCAGCACATGGCCGGTATGAACTTCTACGGCACCAACAGCATGATGGGATACGGGCAGCCCATGGGCGGAACCTCCGCAGCCACCACGCCCACTTCCGCTCACATGCTGGGCTCACAAGTGTGGAAGTGA
- the smap2 gene encoding stromal membrane-associated protein 2 isoform X2 has protein sequence MTGKSVKDIDRYQAVLTSLLALEENKFCADCQAKGPRWASWNLGIFICIRCAGIHRNLGVHISRVKSVNLDQWTQEQIQSVQEMGNAKARRLYEAFLPECFQRPETDQIAEMFIRDKYEKKKYMDKCIDIQSYRKEKNSDVITKEPPVVFEKMKLDDSQRSTPKQSQSVNDLLGLDAPAPRAAVANGRPSPEVTPALDLFSSLPATSSHSNRSTPASGTMPSGRVAASVPENLSLFLDPPGRAEETGGRASSGQKLSKDSILSLYGTSSMSQNNMATHAGMYMNPAQMGYPATAAAAAGYGQYQAMAAQGGMMGAMIGPQMGMVAQPGVMPQAGISAQAAAAAAAAAANPYMAGSMQGGMMGGVAAVPPQQAYGVQQAQQLQWNLAQVSRGQRAWSSTGMTQHMAGMNFYGTNSMMGYGQPMGGTSAATTPTSAHMLGSQVWK, from the exons gtCCCAGATGGGCTTCCTGGAATCTGGGAATCTTTATCTGTATCCGCTGCGCGGGAATCCACAGGAACTTGGGGGTGCACATCTCCCGGGTCAAGTCGGTCAACCTGGACCAGTGGACCCAGGAGCAGATCCAG TCCGTGCAGGAGATGGGCAATGCCAAGGCCAGGCGACTCTACGAGGCTTTCCTACCAGAGTGCTTCCAACGTCCAGAAACCGATCA AATTGCAGAAATGTTCATCCGTGACAAGTATGAGAAGAAGAAGTACATGGACAAGTGCATAGACATCCAGTCCTACAGG AAAGAAAAGAACAGCGATGTGATCACCAAAGAGCCACCAGTGGTATTTGAGAAGATGAAGTTG GATGACTCACAACGGTCCACCCCCAAGCAATCCCAGTCTGTCAATGACCTGTTGGGGCTAG ATGCCCCGGCCCCCAGAGCTGCAGTGGCCAATGGGAGGCCGAGTCCTGAGGTGACCCCGGCCCTCGACCTGTTCAGCTCTCTACCCGCCACCAGCTCCCACTCCAACAGGAGcacg CCTGCCTCGGGCACCATGCCCAGCGGGCGCGTGGCCGCCTCCGTGCCCGAGAACCTCAGCCTGTTCCTGGACCCGCCGGGCAGAGCCGAGGAGACTGGCGGCAGGGCCAGCAGCGGGCAGAAGCTGTCCAAGGACTCCATCCTCTCGCTCTACGGCACCTCCTCCATGTCCCAGAACAACATGGCCACCCACG CTGGCATGTACATGAACCCTGCCCAGATGGGCTACCCAGCAACAGCCGCAGCGGCTGCTGGCTATGGGCAGTACCAGGCCATGGCAGCCCAGGGGGGCATGATGGGTGCCATGATCGGCCCCCAGATGGGCATGGTGGCGCAGCCCGGTGTGATGCCCCAGGCGGGCATAAGTGCGcaggcggcggcggcagcagcagcggcggccgCCAACCCATACATGGCGGGATCCATGCAGGGCGGCATGATGGGAGGGGTGGCGGCCGTGCCACCTCAGCAGGCCTACGGAGTGCAGCAGGCCCAGCAGCTGCAGTGGAACCTGGCCCAGGTCAGCAGGGGGCAGCGCGCATGGTCTTCCACTGGG atgACTCAGCACATGGCCGGTATGAACTTCTACGGCACCAACAGCATGATGGGATACGGGCAGCCCATGGGCGGAACCTCCGCAGCCACCACGCCCACTTCCGCTCACATGCTGGGCTCACAAGTGTGGAAGTGA
- the smap2 gene encoding stromal membrane-associated protein 2 isoform X1 has translation MTGKSVKDIDRYQAVLTSLLALEENKFCADCQAKGPRWASWNLGIFICIRCAGIHRNLGVHISRVKSVNLDQWTQEQIQSVQEMGNAKARRLYEAFLPECFQRPETDQIAEMFIRDKYEKKKYMDKCIDIQSYRKEKNSDVITKEPPVVFEKMKLKKDDSQRSTPKQSQSVNDLLGLDAPAPRAAVANGRPSPEVTPALDLFSSLPATSSHSNRSTPASGTMPSGRVAASVPENLSLFLDPPGRAEETGGRASSGQKLSKDSILSLYGTSSMSQNNMATHAGMYMNPAQMGYPATAAAAAGYGQYQAMAAQGGMMGAMIGPQMGMVAQPGVMPQAGISAQAAAAAAAAAANPYMAGSMQGGMMGGVAAVPPQQAYGVQQAQQLQWNLAQVSRGQRAWSSTGMTQHMAGMNFYGTNSMMGYGQPMGGTSAATTPTSAHMLGSQVWK, from the exons gtCCCAGATGGGCTTCCTGGAATCTGGGAATCTTTATCTGTATCCGCTGCGCGGGAATCCACAGGAACTTGGGGGTGCACATCTCCCGGGTCAAGTCGGTCAACCTGGACCAGTGGACCCAGGAGCAGATCCAG TCCGTGCAGGAGATGGGCAATGCCAAGGCCAGGCGACTCTACGAGGCTTTCCTACCAGAGTGCTTCCAACGTCCAGAAACCGATCA AATTGCAGAAATGTTCATCCGTGACAAGTATGAGAAGAAGAAGTACATGGACAAGTGCATAGACATCCAGTCCTACAGG AAAGAAAAGAACAGCGATGTGATCACCAAAGAGCCACCAGTGGTATTTGAGAAGATGAAGTTG AAAAAGGATGACTCACAACGGTCCACCCCCAAGCAATCCCAGTCTGTCAATGACCTGTTGGGGCTAG ATGCCCCGGCCCCCAGAGCTGCAGTGGCCAATGGGAGGCCGAGTCCTGAGGTGACCCCGGCCCTCGACCTGTTCAGCTCTCTACCCGCCACCAGCTCCCACTCCAACAGGAGcacg CCTGCCTCGGGCACCATGCCCAGCGGGCGCGTGGCCGCCTCCGTGCCCGAGAACCTCAGCCTGTTCCTGGACCCGCCGGGCAGAGCCGAGGAGACTGGCGGCAGGGCCAGCAGCGGGCAGAAGCTGTCCAAGGACTCCATCCTCTCGCTCTACGGCACCTCCTCCATGTCCCAGAACAACATGGCCACCCACG CTGGCATGTACATGAACCCTGCCCAGATGGGCTACCCAGCAACAGCCGCAGCGGCTGCTGGCTATGGGCAGTACCAGGCCATGGCAGCCCAGGGGGGCATGATGGGTGCCATGATCGGCCCCCAGATGGGCATGGTGGCGCAGCCCGGTGTGATGCCCCAGGCGGGCATAAGTGCGcaggcggcggcggcagcagcagcggcggccgCCAACCCATACATGGCGGGATCCATGCAGGGCGGCATGATGGGAGGGGTGGCGGCCGTGCCACCTCAGCAGGCCTACGGAGTGCAGCAGGCCCAGCAGCTGCAGTGGAACCTGGCCCAGGTCAGCAGGGGGCAGCGCGCATGGTCTTCCACTGGG atgACTCAGCACATGGCCGGTATGAACTTCTACGGCACCAACAGCATGATGGGATACGGGCAGCCCATGGGCGGAACCTCCGCAGCCACCACGCCCACTTCCGCTCACATGCTGGGCTCACAAGTGTGGAAGTGA